GAAGCGTCAACGACACGCCAGACGGCGCGGGCGCTGTCGTGATCGCCGACCGCGCCGAGGTTGGGGACGTCGGCTCGCCTTCCCACGTGACGCGACAGGCCGTCGTCGCCATGCTGGCCGTGCTGGCGCTCGTTGGTGTCTGGAACCTCTACACCGCCCTCAGCACCAGCCCCTGGGTCTGGCACGACTTTGCGCAGGACTACATCGCGGCCGAGGATGCCCTGGCCGGCCAGAACCCGTTCCGCCCCCAGAACGACCGCCTGGGCGAGCTGTTCGGGGTGCGTCCGCCGGACAAGGAGCCGGCCTACAGCTTCCACCCCCCGACGACCATCCCCTTCTTCCTGCCGCTGGCGCCGCTGCCCTATCCGGTGGCGTTCTGGGCCTGGGCCGCGTTCCAGCTTGTCTGCCTCTGGGGCATTGTCGAGCTGACGGCGCGGGCGCTGGGCCACAGACTCAGCCTGCCGCTGGGGATCGTGGTGACGCTGGCGCTGGTCGCGCTCTGGCCGGTCCGCGAGAGCTTTGTCGAAGGCCAACTGAACGTCCCGGTCGCGGCGGGCATCGTCGGCTGCTGGTACGCCTTGCGCGTCGGGCGGCCAGGGCTGGCCGGGGTGGCGCTGGCGCTGGCGGTGGCGCTCAAGCCGCTGGCCGGCCTCTTCGTGCTGTGGGTGCTCTGGCGGCGCGAATGGCGGCTCTTCTTCAGCGCGCTGGCGACGGGGGCGGTCTTCGCTGTCGTCGGGGCGGCACTCTCCGGTGTCCAGGGCACGCTCGACTACGTCACCACCGCCTATCCGCTCCACGCGGCCCTCTGGCCGGGCTACCAGGACAACGCCTCGCCGCAGGGTCTGTTCACCCGCCTCTTCGGCCCGAGCGACTGGCGTCCCCGTCCGCCCTACCCAATCCCCGGCCTGAGCCGCGCCCTGACCCTGGGAAGCTGGGCGGTCGCCGTCGGGCTGTTGTTCTGGCGGATCGGCTGGCGGCGGCCGGACGCCGAACGCCTGAACCGCGAGTTCGCGGCCCTCGGCGCGACCATGCTGCTGGTGACGCCGATCATCTGGCCGCACTACTACGCTGTCCTGCTCGCCCCGGTCGCCGTCTTCGTGGCCGACCTCTGGCGGCGGCGGGCCTGGGTCTGGCTCGGGCTGCTGGCGGCGGCGCTCGTGCTGCTGTGGGTACCGCGTGACCTCCACGCGTGGCTCGAACGCCTGTCGCTTGCGCCGCGCGCCTACGGTACGCTGCAACTGCCGGGGCTGCTGGTGGTCTACGCCGTCGGGCTGGCCTGCCTGTGGCGGCAACGGCCTGCCCCGGCGGAAGACGCTCGCCCAGCGACGCCGGCGCACCCATGAGCGAGCGCGCGACGGCCGCGCCGCCACCGCGCGCCCAGGCCAGCCGGAGCCGGGCGGCGTTCACCGAGGGCGGGGCCGTCCTGCTGGTGCTCGCGGGTTGCATACCGCTGCTCTGGCCGCTGGCCGCCCCGGGCATGGTGCTGACCCACGACGGCTTCCTGCACGTGCAGCGGCTGATCGCGCTGGACGCCGCCGCGCGCGAGGGCGCGCCGTTCACGCGCTGGCTCCCCGATCTCGCCTACGGCTACGGACAACCGCTCCTGCTCTACTACGCGCCGCTCAGCTACCTGCCGGCCCTGCTCTTTCGGCTGCTCGGGGCTGGCTTCGTCGCCAGCTTCGAGCTGACGAGCGGCCTGGCGCTGGTGCTGTCAGCCCTGGCCATGTACGCCCTGGCGCGGTCGCTGGCCGGCGTGGCCGCCGCTGGTACGGCGGCCCTGGTCTACGCCGCGCTGCCCTACCAGCTGGTCGATCTCTACGTGCGGGGCGTGCTGGCCGAAAGCTGGGCGTTCGTCTGGCTGCCCCTGGCAGCCCTGGGAGTGGTGCGCGCCATGCGCTCGGGCGACTGGCGCTGGACGGTCGCCGGCGCGCTCGCGCTGGCCGGGCTGGTCGTCACCCACAACGTGACGGCCCTGCTCTACCTGCCAGCCCTGGCGGCGCTGCTGGCCCTGACGCTGGTCTGGCCGGGATCAGCACGTCGTATGGCGCTCGTGCACGGAACCACGAGTCTCGGGCTGGGACTCGCGCTGGCGGCGTGGTTCTGGCTGCCGGCCCTGGCCGAGCGACAGCTTGTCCAGATCGACCAGACGCTGGAGCCGAAGCTGTTCGCCAGCTTCTTCCTGACCGGCTGGCTGCCGTTTCGCCTGGACCCGGCCTACGACTACACGCAGCCCGTGAGCATGGCGCTCGACTACCCGATCTTCTGGCCGCAGATGGGGCTGGTGCAGACGGCGATCAGCCTCGCGGGCCTGCTGGCCGTCGGCGTCGGGGCACGAACGCGCGCGTCTGCGACGATCACCACGCAGGCCGGCGTCTGGGCCGGCCTGCTGGTCGGCGGCGGCCTGCTGCTGCAAACGTCGCTCTTCTTCTGGCTCTACCAGAGCATCCCGCTGCTGAAGTTCGTGCAGTTCCCCTGGCGACTCCTGGCCGTGGTCGGGCTGGGGTCCGCGCTGCTGGCCGGCCTGCTGGTCGAGAGCCTGCGCCAGCGGCCCGTGGTGAGCACGGCGGTAGGGATCGTCGTGGTGCTGCTCTCGATCCTGACCGCCACCATCCGCCTCGATCCCGAGCGCCTGCTGGTGGACGAGCGGCATCTCACGACCGAGAGCATCGTGCGGGGCGACCTGGCCGAGTACGGCCTGGGCAGCACCCACAGCGGCGAGTACCTGCCCGTCTCCAGCGGCCAGCGGAACGCCAACCGCCTGCGGAAGACAATGCTGGAGGCTGGCGGCGGACGAACGGTCCCGGAGCCGCTCGCGCTGACCGTCGAGCGCGTCGAGTGGCGGGCCAACGGGATCGTCGCGGAGGTCACCTCCACGAGCCAGGCGACCGAACGGCTGGTCTTCAGCCAGTTCGCGTTCGACGGTTGGACCGCAGCCGTCGATGGTTCCAGCAGCCGCGCGCTGGCCGTGGGGCAGCTCGGGCTGCTGGGGGTGACCGTCACGCCGGGATCGCACCGGGTCGAGCTGACGTGGAGTGGCACGGCTACGGCCGCCCGTCAGCAGGGACTGGCGGTCAGCGCCGTGGCGGCGCTGGTGCTGCTCGGGCTGCTGGGCATGGGCCGGCGGCTGCAACGTCCCCGGCGGTGGATGAGCCGCGCGGCCATCACGACTGCAGCCCTGCTGGTGGGCGGCATGCTCGTCGCCGGCGTCGGCGGTCATAAGGTCACCCCGGCCTCTGCTGCGCCGTCAGCCTCATGGCAGATCGTGGACGACACCCTGGCGCTGGTCGAGACCCACCAGGACACCGCGCGCATGGCAAACGACGGGGTCATCCTGACGCGGCAGGTCTGGCTGGTCCGCCGGTCGCCGCCGACCGGCTACCGGGCGGTTGTCGAGATCGTCGCGGGGGACGGCACGAGCCACCTCGCCCCCTGGGTCTACGAGCCGATCAGCCGCCTCTGGGAGCGGGGACAGCTGACCAGGACGGACGTGGCCGTGCGCCTGCCAGCCAGCTTCCCGGCCGGCCGCGCCGCCGTGCGGCTCGTCTTCGAGCGGCCAGCCGGTCTCGCGCCCATCGACCTCGGGACGCTGGAGATTCCAGTGCGCCCGCTGTCGCCCGAGGCTCGATCCCCGCTCCCGACGGTCGAAGTGACGCCCGACGGCACGCTCGTCGCGGCCCCGGCCGACTGGCGCACCGTCGTGCGGACGGGCGATGTCCTGGATGTCCTGCTGCGCTGGTCCGCGACGGCCGCACCGCACACGGACCGCGAGTTCGCCGTCTCGACGCTTCTCAAGCCGGTCGAGGGCGGGCGCTTCCCACGCTCCCGCTCCGACCTGCGCCGGCCGGGCGACTGGTTCGCGCCGCTGCCCTTCTGGCAGGCTGGCGATGCGATCGAGCAGCCGCTGCGCCTGCGGGTCCATGATCTGACGCCGCCCGGCCAGTACACGCTGACGCTCGACGTTTACGGACGGGATCTGGCTCGCGGTGGGGCTTCGGAGCCGGGCGCGAGCGGCTGGTCGCCGCGCGAGCAGGAGCGCACCCACGAGTACGCGCTCGCCACGGTGACGGTTGAGCGATGAGCGCGTCGCCGCCAACCGCGAGCCAGGACGCCTCTTCGAGTCACTCTGCGCTCGAGACACCGTTCCTGGACCCAGGCGGTCGCGCGCACTGGATCATCCTGGCCGCCGTCCTGGCGCTGTCGGCGCTCTTTCGTCTCCCGTGGCTCGGCAGCGTCCCGAACGGTCTGTTCCTGGACGAGGCCTCGCGCGGGTACGACGCCTACGCCCTGCTGAGGACCGGGGCCGATCAGTATGGCGTCCGCTGGCCCCTCTTCGCCGAGGGCCTGGACGACTACACCCCGACCCTCTACACGCTGCTGGCGATCCCGAGCATCGCCGCGCTCGGCCTGACCGAGACGGCCGTTCGGCTGCCGGCCGCGCTGGTGGGCATCCTGACCGTCCTCACAGTCTGGTTGTGCGGCCGCCAGTTGCTCGGCCCGACCCCGGCGCTGGTCGGCGCGGCGCTGGTTGCCGTCTCGCCCTGGCACATCCTGCCGAGCCGGACCGGCGCGGAGTGGGCGCTGCTGCCGTGCTTCATGACAGCCGGGCTGTGGCTGCTGCTGCGCGGTCGACAGGATGGCCGTGCCCTGGCACTGGCTGGAGCGGTTTTCGGGGTCGGGCTGTACAGCTACGCCTTCGCCCGCCTGCTGGTCCCCCTGCTGGTGCTCGGGTTCGCCGTGCTCTGGTGGCGCGACCTGCGCCGCCACTGGCCGTGGGCGCTGGCCGGCGCGCTGATCCTGGCCGCCTGCGCCGTTCCACTGATCCAGTTCGGGCTGACGCCGGCCGGGCAGGCCCGCCTCCAGACGGTCGTGCCGCTCGACCGCTACCGTGGACTGGCGCTGATCCCCTATGCCCTGGGCAACTTCGCCGCGTACTTCGGGCCGGGCTTCCTGGTCTGGGGGTCCGAGCCGACCCACCATCACCGGCTGGCCGGCTTCGGCCCGGTCCTCTGGGTGATGGTCCCGCTGGCGTTGGTGGGGCTGTACCCCTGCGTGCGCCACCCGTCACGCGGCCGGCTCCTCCTGCTCTGGTGGATACTGGCCGCCCCGGCCAGCGCGGCCCTGCACCGCGAAAGCCCTTCGTCCGCGCTGATGCTCGGCGGGGTCGGCTCGTGGCAGTTGCTGGCGGGGCTGGGAGCATGGCAGCTGCTCGCCTTCACGCCAAGGGTGGCGCGCCAACGAACGGCTATCGTCGCTGCCCTGGCGCTCGGCTACGCGGTCACGGCCCTGCTGGTCGCCCGGGCGCTCTTCCTGGAGTACCCGCGCTACGCCGCCGAGGACTGGCTGGCCGGCAGTCGAGAGGTCGTGACGTTCCTGGAACGGCGAGCGCCCGGCTACGACGGTATCCTGGTCAGCGACCGGCTGCCGACACCGCATGTACTGGTGCTGTTCTTCGCCCAGGTCGATCCGTTCACCTACCAGCCGACGGCGCTCCACGTCCGGCAGCCGAACGTTCGGTCGCGGGGCGATCTCGGCGCCTATCACTTCGGGCGTACTGGAGAGCTGCTGGAGCGTCCGGGGCGGTTCCTCGTCTGGCTGCCGGCCGACGAGGCGCGCAGCCTGTTCCGCGACCGCCAGCCACTCTTCTCGTCGCCGATGCCGGACGGCCATCCGTGGCAGCAGGTGTACGAGATCGAGCGCCGTTGAGTACCATCCTGCGAACACCTTCTGACAACTGGATCTTGCCGCCGGGCGCAGCGCGACTGCGCCACACTTCCCCGTGGATCTTGGACACATGAGCGTCGCTGCCACCTCGCCCGCCGACCGCCGAACGGCCAGCCCGACATCTGGCCTGCTGCTCGCCCTGGGGCTGGTCCTCCTGTCGCTGACGGGCGTCTTCCAGCTGGTCGGGGCCTGGAACGAGGGGCTGAGCGGCGGCCGGGATTTCGTGCAGGACTACGCTGCCGTCGTCAAGATCGTGGACGGCCGTAACCCGTACGAGCCGTACAACGACGTGACGCAGGCCCTGTTCGGCGGGCCGCCACACAAGGGCGCGCTGTACAGCTTCCACGCTCCGACCTCGTTGCCGCTGCTGCTCTGGCTCGCGCCGTTCGCGAAGACGGGCGGGTACACCGGCGCATTCATGGCCTGGGGACTGTTCAGCCTGGTCTGCCTCTGGCTCGTCTGCTGGCTGACCTTGCGCGTCCTGAACGTTGCGTGGCCGCTGCTGTTCGGCCTGTTGCTGGCGTTCGCGCTGATCATCCTGCCGGCCGTCCGCGAATGCTTCGAGGAAGGCCAACTGAACGTCGCCGTGGCGGCCGGCATGGTCGGATGCTGGGCGGCGCGCCGCGAGGGCCGCTCGCGGCTGGCCGGCGTCCTGCTGGCCCTGGCATTCGCCTTGAAGCCGATACCGGGCCTCTTCTTCATCTACTACGCGTGGCGGCGGGACATGCAGCTGCTGCTGGCCGCCGCCGTGACCCTGGCAGTCCTGAGCGTCTTCGGCGTGGGGCTGGCCGGCATCACCGGCACAGTCCAGTGGGCCACAGTCAACTATCCGTCGCACGCGGACGTCTGGCCGGGCTACCCGGACAACGCCTCGGTGCGTGGCTTCTTCACCCGCGTCTTCGGGCCAAGCGAGTGGCGTCCACGCCCGCCGTTCCCGCTGCCGTACGCCGCGACGCTGCTCTGGGCCGCGGTTGGCGGCCTGCTGATGCTGGCCGCCGTGGCCGTGGCCCGGGGCGGCTTCCGCGTCCGCGAGGCGCGTCCGTGGGAAGGCGAGCGCTCGCCCGTCCGCGAGCAGTTGTCGCGGCTGGATCCGCTGCCCTTGGCCCGCGAGGACGCGCGCGGCGACCTGGAGATCGCCGCGCTGACGGTGCTGACGCTGCTGGTCACGCCGATTGTCTGGCCACACTACTACGTCGTGCTGATCATGCCGGTGGCGGTCGTGGCCGTCTACCTGGCGCGACTGGCGCTCGACGGCTCGGCCTGGACCCGCCCGGCCTGGCTGGACCTGCCGCACGCGCCCGGCGCCTCCGCGTCGCCAAACGCCCCGACGACCCCGCCCGGAGCCTACGACGCGCGCCGCCGGGTGCTCCCCACCGTCGCCATCATCGCGTTGGGGCTGGCGACGCTGCTGCTCGGCAGCGCCCAGTACGTCGAGCCGTTCCGAGGCGTCGGCGGGCAGCTGCTGACGGCGCTGCTGATCGTGTTCGGCGCGTCGCTGGTGGCGCTCGGCTGGTGCGTGCGCGATCAGGGACGGGGCGTCAAGCCGGCCGACGCGAGGTAGTCTGCAAGCTGGCTGGCTGCAAATGCGTGGCCGGCGCTCGTCCAGTGCCCGTCGGCCGGGAAGTACAACTGCGCGCCCTCCTCGTAGGCGGCGCGGGTCGCCGGCAGGATGTCGAGCAGCCGCAATCCCTGGCGCTGCGCGATCTCGGCCAGCCGGCGATTCGGCGCATCCTGGTCGTAGCGGTTGCGCTCGCGGGTATCGCCGCCCACCAGCCAGCGCCAGGCATCGCCGTCAAGCTGATAGAAGGCCGGCGCGGTCATCACCACCAGATCGGCCCCCATCCCCTGAGCTGACTGCTGCACGCGTCCCAGCAGTTGCTCGGTGACCCACCACGCCTCATCCCATTCATCTGGCGGATCGGCCAGGTAGGTCGGTCGGTTCTTGCCGATCTGGGCCTGCTCCTGGTCGTGCTTCTCCTGCCAGCGGGTCAGGTTCTCGACCATGTTGTAGGTGACCGACCGGCGCAGCAACGGGCGCACCAGTTCGAGCCGATCCGTCTCGGGTGGCTGGCCCGGCCGCAGCACGATCCCGCCCTTGCCGTCCGGCACGAAGAACGGTCGCCGCGTCGTGTCGAGCTTGCGCTCGCGGGCCACGCGGAAGCCGTTGTCGGGCAGGTCGTTGTCCACGAAGTAGACCAGCACCACCAGATCGGGCTGATACGCCTTGCCGTCGTTTTCGAGGAAGAGCAGCTCCTGGGCCGTGCCGAAGCCGGCGTTGCCGGCATTGATGACCTGGACCGGCCGGCCGTTGGCGGCACTCATCAGCAGCGTTTCCAGCTTGCGGGTAACCGTGTCCTCGACGGGCACCTGCGCCCCCTCGACGAACGAATCGCCCAGCACCAGAACCCGAAACGTTCCCGCTGGTCTGGCCGGTGCGATCTCACGTTCACGGAGGCCCCAGGCGTTGATGGCGACGTGCGAAACGAACTCGGGCGTCTCGATCCAGCCGCTCGCACCTGGACGGTGGAAGAAGCCGTAGATCGGGTGATAGGTCTGGAAGGTGGCGATACTCGTCAGGCTGTTGACGACAGGCAGGCGCGGCCCGAGCACCCGCAGGACCACCTCGACGGCCGCCAGCCCGATCAGCAGACCGAACCCCAGCAGGAGCAGCTTGCCGCGCCAACCAACGGCGGGACGGGCGCCAGTGGCGGCAGGTGAGGCGGTGGTGCGCGCGCCAGTCAGCACAGACATCGTGATCGGGGGCGTGAGGCTCGAATGGGGATCGCTCCAGCCGGACGGGGACGCCCGAGCACGCTCAGCCGGACGGATCTGACTGAGCGGTATGCTACCATGCGCGCCAGCCACCTCCGCCCGCGTTCCGCGCGGCGCTCAGCCAGGAGCCCAGAGCCGTGCCACAGAACCCCGATCCATCGTTCTGGGCGCTGCTGACCGGGCTGCCGCTGCTGGCGCTCTTCGTGCTGGCGCTCTTCGCGCGCCGGCGCATGCAGGAGAAGGCCGGGCTGGCCGGAACACCCCCACCGACCGCCCCACAGGCCGCGCCCGAGCAACCGACCCCACGTCGCCGCCCGGTCGTGACGGCGCCGCCGGCCAGCAAGCAGGAGCTGACGAGCGCCCTTCGCTCGGCCATTCTGCGGACAGCGGCCGAGCGCGCGCCGCAGGACTGGACGATCCTGGTGCTCTGTCCGCCGTCCAGCAGCCCACGGCCGGTCTGGCACGTCCATCTCGCCGCCCAGGTGGCGCTCGACGTGCCAGATGGGCGCAGCGTGCCGGTCAACCCGCCGACGCCCACGCATGCGTGGCAGTTCGCGGGGGGCCGCCGCGTCGGCGTCTCGGACGGCGATCCCGAGCCGGCCCCGTCCGGCGAGACGCAGGCCATCCGAGTAACCGGGCCGTACCTGCAGGTCGTGCTGGTCTCCGTGGCCGGGCAGCCCGCGGAATTGGTGGCGCGGGTCGAGGGCAGCCCGGACGGCTCGCCGGAGTTCCGGGCTGCCGCTGCCGACCTGCGCGCCTGCCAGGCGGCGCTGCGGGATGGCGTGGAGCTGGCCGTCGGGACGCGGCTGCACGGCTCGCCGCCGACCCTCGGCTACAGTCTGAAGGCGTGGGGCGGCCACGACCGGGTCTGGCTGACCATCGGGCAGTAGCCAGAGACCACCCGGACGTGAGCGCCGGCCACGCCTCCGCTCGCTTCGCGACGACGGGCTACTTCGGCTGAACGGTCTCCAGGCCGGCCGCCTTCCAGCCGTTGGTGCCGCCCTCAAGGATGCTCACGTTGCTGAAGCCCATGTCCTTGAGCACCTTGGCCGCCAGCGAGGCCTGCCCACCGCCGCCGCAGGTGGTGATGATCGGGCGGTCGCGGTCCTGCAGGTCAGGATTGCGGAAGCTCTCGGGCAGCTCCTGGTCGGCCCGCAGCGGCAGCGTCCCGAGCGACACGTTGACTGCGCCGGGGATGATGCCCGTCCCCGCCAGATCCTGGGCATCCCGCACATCCACCACCAGCGTGTTCGGCTCGTCCTTCATGCGCCGCTGGGTCTCCCGCGGGCTCACCATCGGCGTGCCGTCACGGCCCTCGGCCACCATGTCCTTGAAGCTCTTTGGCACAGTGTCACTCCCGGAGGGCGGTCCTCGCCCTCTCCCACGTCCGGGATGGTAGCCCATCCTCGGCGGGCGGCTCTGCAATTCGCGCGCCGGTGTGCGGTGAACGGTCGCACTCCGGGCCGGGATCGGCTACCGTTGCAGGGCAACATGGCGACAAGGGGGTCAGGCATGGAGCTGGGCGTCTTCCATGAGTTCTCGCGGCTGCCCGGCGAGAGCGAGGCCGACGTGTTCACCTCCGGCTTCGAGATCGTCGATGCCGCTGAGCGCTGGGGCCTCGACGTGATGTGGCTGGCCGAACACCACTTCGTGAGTAACTCGGTGCTGGCGTCGCCGCTGGCCATCGCGGCGGCCATCGCCGGGCGTACCGAACGCATGAAGATCGGCACGGCAGTCCAGGTGCTGCCGCTCGGCAACCCGCTGCGGCTGGCCGAGGAGTGGGCGAGCGTCGATCAGCTGAGCCGGGGCCGCCTGATCTTCGGGGTCGGGCGGAGCGGCTTCGCGCGGACCTATCACGGCTACGGCATCTCCTACGCCGAGAGCCGCGAGCGGTTCGCCGAGGCGCTGGCCGTCATCAAGCAGGCCTGGACCGAGCCGTCCCTGACCTTCCACGGCGCATACTACGACTACGACAACGTCGCCGTGATGCCGAAACCGTACCAGCAGCCCCACCCACCGATCCGCGTGGCCGCTACGACCCCTGAGACGTTTCCCGTGCTGGGGCGGCAGGGCTACCCGTGCTTCGGAGCCGTGCGGCAAGGCAACCTCACAGACCTGATCCCCGACATCCAGGCGTATCGAGCAGCGTGGCGCGAGGCCGGCCACCCTGGTGAGGGCGGCGTGTTCCTGCGTATCCCGATCTACATCGCGGAGACGGCGGCCCAGGCCCAGGACGAGCCGCACCGCAGCATCATGGACTTCTACCGCGCGATGGGCGATCAGTTGATCGAGTCGTCGCGCGAGCCGGGCGTGGGCGACGCCGAGATCCGCCGGACGCGCGGCGAAGCCCTGCTGGAGATCACCTACGAGGAGGTCCAGCGGGAGAAGGTCGTCATCGGCACGCCTGAACAGGTGGTCGCGCGGCTCGGGCAGCTGCGCGATGAGCTGGGCATCGCCGGGGTGCTGGCCGAGTTGAACTGTGGCCGGAATATCCCGCACCCGAACGTGATGCGCTCGCTGCAGCTCCTGTGTACCGAAGTGATGCCAGCCCTGAGCCGGGTGCCCGCCTGACTCAGGCTGGCACGTCTGCCCGCTACCATTCCCGCCAACCGATGCCGAGGCCGCATCCCGCCGCCGAGGCCGCATTCGGCCAGACCGGAGGGCTGTGTCTCGTGCCACGTCGTCCCATCGAGTTCGGGCTTGCCATCGACTTCGCGCGGCCGGCCGAGGCGG
This genomic stretch from Chloroflexota bacterium harbors:
- a CDS encoding DUF2029 domain-containing protein — protein: MARGTAASDAPRGVARSVNDTPDGAGAVVIADRAEVGDVGSPSHVTRQAVVAMLAVLALVGVWNLYTALSTSPWVWHDFAQDYIAAEDALAGQNPFRPQNDRLGELFGVRPPDKEPAYSFHPPTTIPFFLPLAPLPYPVAFWAWAAFQLVCLWGIVELTARALGHRLSLPLGIVVTLALVALWPVRESFVEGQLNVPVAAGIVGCWYALRVGRPGLAGVALALAVALKPLAGLFVLWVLWRREWRLFFSALATGAVFAVVGAALSGVQGTLDYVTTAYPLHAALWPGYQDNASPQGLFTRLFGPSDWRPRPPYPIPGLSRALTLGSWAVAVGLLFWRIGWRRPDAERLNREFAALGATMLLVTPIIWPHYYAVLLAPVAVFVADLWRRRAWVWLGLLAAALVLLWVPRDLHAWLERLSLAPRAYGTLQLPGLLVVYAVGLACLWRQRPAPAEDARPATPAHP
- a CDS encoding glycosyltransferase family 39 protein, translated to MSASPPTASQDASSSHSALETPFLDPGGRAHWIILAAVLALSALFRLPWLGSVPNGLFLDEASRGYDAYALLRTGADQYGVRWPLFAEGLDDYTPTLYTLLAIPSIAALGLTETAVRLPAALVGILTVLTVWLCGRQLLGPTPALVGAALVAVSPWHILPSRTGAEWALLPCFMTAGLWLLLRGRQDGRALALAGAVFGVGLYSYAFARLLVPLLVLGFAVLWWRDLRRHWPWALAGALILAACAVPLIQFGLTPAGQARLQTVVPLDRYRGLALIPYALGNFAAYFGPGFLVWGSEPTHHHRLAGFGPVLWVMVPLALVGLYPCVRHPSRGRLLLLWWILAAPASAALHRESPSSALMLGGVGSWQLLAGLGAWQLLAFTPRVARQRTAIVAALALGYAVTALLVARALFLEYPRYAAEDWLAGSREVVTFLERRAPGYDGILVSDRLPTPHVLVLFFAQVDPFTYQPTALHVRQPNVRSRGDLGAYHFGRTGELLERPGRFLVWLPADEARSLFRDRQPLFSSPMPDGHPWQQVYEIERR
- a CDS encoding DUF2029 domain-containing protein, with the protein product MSVAATSPADRRTASPTSGLLLALGLVLLSLTGVFQLVGAWNEGLSGGRDFVQDYAAVVKIVDGRNPYEPYNDVTQALFGGPPHKGALYSFHAPTSLPLLLWLAPFAKTGGYTGAFMAWGLFSLVCLWLVCWLTLRVLNVAWPLLFGLLLAFALIILPAVRECFEEGQLNVAVAAGMVGCWAARREGRSRLAGVLLALAFALKPIPGLFFIYYAWRRDMQLLLAAAVTLAVLSVFGVGLAGITGTVQWATVNYPSHADVWPGYPDNASVRGFFTRVFGPSEWRPRPPFPLPYAATLLWAAVGGLLMLAAVAVARGGFRVREARPWEGERSPVREQLSRLDPLPLAREDARGDLEIAALTVLTLLVTPIVWPHYYVVLIMPVAVVAVYLARLALDGSAWTRPAWLDLPHAPGASASPNAPTTPPGAYDARRRVLPTVAIIALGLATLLLGSAQYVEPFRGVGGQLLTALLIVFGASLVALGWCVRDQGRGVKPADAR
- a CDS encoding SGNH/GDSL hydrolase family protein translates to MSVLTGARTTASPAATGARPAVGWRGKLLLLGFGLLIGLAAVEVVLRVLGPRLPVVNSLTSIATFQTYHPIYGFFHRPGASGWIETPEFVSHVAINAWGLREREIAPARPAGTFRVLVLGDSFVEGAQVPVEDTVTRKLETLLMSAANGRPVQVINAGNAGFGTAQELLFLENDGKAYQPDLVVLVYFVDNDLPDNGFRVARERKLDTTRRPFFVPDGKGGIVLRPGQPPETDRLELVRPLLRRSVTYNMVENLTRWQEKHDQEQAQIGKNRPTYLADPPDEWDEAWWVTEQLLGRVQQSAQGMGADLVVMTAPAFYQLDGDAWRWLVGGDTRERNRYDQDAPNRRLAEIAQRQGLRLLDILPATRAAYEEGAQLYFPADGHWTSAGHAFAASQLADYLASAGLTPRP
- a CDS encoding sulfurtransferase, yielding MPKSFKDMVAEGRDGTPMVSPRETQRRMKDEPNTLVVDVRDAQDLAGTGIIPGAVNVSLGTLPLRADQELPESFRNPDLQDRDRPIITTCGGGGQASLAAKVLKDMGFSNVSILEGGTNGWKAAGLETVQPK
- a CDS encoding LLM class flavin-dependent oxidoreductase gives rise to the protein MELGVFHEFSRLPGESEADVFTSGFEIVDAAERWGLDVMWLAEHHFVSNSVLASPLAIAAAIAGRTERMKIGTAVQVLPLGNPLRLAEEWASVDQLSRGRLIFGVGRSGFARTYHGYGISYAESRERFAEALAVIKQAWTEPSLTFHGAYYDYDNVAVMPKPYQQPHPPIRVAATTPETFPVLGRQGYPCFGAVRQGNLTDLIPDIQAYRAAWREAGHPGEGGVFLRIPIYIAETAAQAQDEPHRSIMDFYRAMGDQLIESSREPGVGDAEIRRTRGEALLEITYEEVQREKVVIGTPEQVVARLGQLRDELGIAGVLAELNCGRNIPHPNVMRSLQLLCTEVMPALSRVPA